In Pseudoxanthomonas indica, the following are encoded in one genomic region:
- a CDS encoding PQQ-dependent sugar dehydrogenase — protein sequence MALVLLLVASGCRNGGAPSTEVAQPPQTVRNPVPTAYPSEKGDYAVTELVHGLEHPWGLAFLPGGGVLITERPGRLRRIDPDGTVSPPISGLPDIFVDGQAGLLDVALSPDFGRDHWVYLAFAEPTFRGNKAGTAVARGKLEGNALKHVEVVYQQEPKLSHGTHVGARLVFDDEGHLFVTQGDNRVAAAAAQELDKLTGKLVRIWPDGKIPKDNPYVGKSGARGEIWSYGHRNMQGAAIHPRTRALWTSEHGPQGGDEINIPRAGGNYGWPVVTHGIDYSGKPVQGSIGRSTAGMIDPAYVWEKSPAVSGMAFYTGGLFPQWQGDLFLGALAGKSLIRLELEGNQVVHEERLLTAREERIRDVRQGPDGALYVLVDAPDGKLLRISPVGR from the coding sequence TTGGCCCTTGTCCTGCTGCTGGTCGCCAGCGGCTGCCGTAATGGCGGCGCGCCCAGCACCGAAGTGGCGCAGCCGCCACAGACCGTACGCAACCCCGTACCCACGGCGTATCCGTCGGAAAAAGGCGATTACGCCGTGACCGAACTGGTCCATGGCCTGGAGCATCCCTGGGGCCTGGCGTTCCTGCCCGGCGGCGGCGTGCTGATCACCGAGCGGCCCGGTCGCCTGCGCCGGATCGATCCGGATGGCACGGTGTCGCCGCCGATCAGCGGTCTGCCGGACATCTTCGTCGACGGCCAGGCCGGCCTGCTCGATGTGGCGCTGTCACCGGATTTCGGCCGCGATCACTGGGTCTACCTGGCCTTTGCCGAGCCCACCTTCCGCGGCAACAAGGCCGGCACGGCGGTGGCGCGCGGCAAGCTGGAGGGCAACGCGCTCAAGCATGTGGAAGTGGTGTACCAGCAGGAGCCCAAACTCTCGCATGGCACGCATGTGGGCGCGCGGCTGGTGTTCGACGATGAAGGCCATCTGTTCGTCACCCAGGGCGACAACCGGGTGGCGGCCGCGGCTGCGCAGGAGCTGGACAAGCTCACCGGCAAACTGGTGCGGATCTGGCCGGACGGCAAGATTCCGAAAGACAACCCTTACGTGGGCAAGAGCGGTGCGCGCGGGGAAATCTGGTCCTACGGCCATCGCAACATGCAGGGCGCGGCGATCCATCCGCGCACACGGGCGTTGTGGACGAGCGAGCACGGGCCGCAGGGTGGCGACGAGATCAACATCCCGCGCGCCGGCGGCAACTATGGGTGGCCGGTGGTGACGCATGGCATCGACTACAGCGGCAAGCCGGTGCAGGGTTCGATTGGGCGCAGTACGGCGGGGATGATCGATCCGGCCTACGTGTGGGAGAAGTCACCGGCCGTGAGTGGCATGGCGTTCTACACGGGCGGCCTGTTTCCGCAGTGGCAGGGGGATCTGTTCCTGGGCGCGCTGGCCGGGAAGTCGCTGATCCGGCTGGAGCTGGAAGGCAACCAGGTGGTGCATGAGGAGCGCCTGCTCACTGCGCGCGAAGAGCGCATCCGTGATGTGCGGCAGGGGCCGGATGGGGCGCTGTACGTGCTGGTCGATGCGCCGGATGGCAAGTTGTTGCGGATTTCGCCTGTGGGGCGTTAG
- a CDS encoding acyl carrier protein: MQQKHQIKQFILENFLFSDDQSAIGDQDSLIRGGIIDSTGIHELIFFLEDQFKLQIVPEEMTPANFDSIQTVDEFVSRKLAS; encoded by the coding sequence ATGCAACAGAAGCACCAGATCAAACAGTTCATTCTGGAGAACTTCCTGTTCTCCGACGATCAGTCCGCCATTGGCGATCAGGATTCGCTGATCCGCGGCGGCATCATCGATTCCACCGGCATCCACGAGCTGATCTTCTTCCTCGAAGACCAGTTCAAGCTGCAGATCGTGCCGGAGGAAATGACCCCGGCGAACTTCGACTCGATCCAGACCGTCGACGAATTCGTCAGCCGCAAGCTCGCCAGCTGA
- a CDS encoding class I adenylate-forming enzyme family protein, with amino-acid sequence MDSLPTRVAQVAGRAPQRVALVDGDRRLDYAGFWRQAQHFAAHLRAQGVRVGDRVALILPNRLEAAVAIYGGWLAGAVIVPLNVQARSRDFIPWLRHSGACHVVFEAGHRDVHEALAELADDPGTTELGEAQGLPGEDNSATDFVAPLPDAPAMILYTSGTTGDPKGVMLSHANLLANAESVVAYLQLQAEDSVLSVLPFYYAYGASVLHTHLLTGACVVLGPSLMFPLLVLEAIEREQATGFSGVPSTYALLLEPMAERAASLGSLRYLTQAGGAMSPALTQRLRGVLPAPRLYVMYGQTEATSRISWLPPERLGEKLGSVGIPVAGVQWKIVGDDGGELPRGESGEVCVRGANVMPGYWNNPEASAKVLRDGWLHTGDLGYLDTDGYLYLQGRRSDMIKTGAHRVHPTDVEEVIAEMPGIREVAVVGVDDEVMGQVIKAYIVSDGERPPRAEDRIKAHCRARLAPYKIPRLIAFVDALPRTASGKVRRVQLMEQTATP; translated from the coding sequence ATGGACAGCCTGCCCACCCGCGTCGCGCAAGTGGCCGGCCGCGCGCCGCAGCGCGTGGCCCTGGTCGATGGCGATCGCCGCCTGGATTACGCCGGTTTCTGGCGCCAGGCCCAGCACTTTGCCGCGCACCTGCGCGCGCAGGGTGTGCGCGTGGGCGATCGGGTCGCGCTGATCCTGCCCAACCGGCTGGAAGCGGCAGTAGCAATCTACGGGGGCTGGCTGGCCGGTGCGGTGATCGTGCCGCTCAACGTGCAGGCGCGCTCGCGCGATTTCATTCCCTGGCTGCGCCATAGCGGCGCCTGCCACGTGGTGTTCGAGGCCGGTCATCGTGATGTGCACGAGGCGCTGGCCGAACTCGCGGATGACCCCGGCACCACCGAGCTGGGCGAGGCCCAGGGTCTGCCGGGCGAGGACAACAGCGCCACCGATTTTGTCGCGCCGCTGCCCGATGCACCGGCGATGATTCTCTACACCTCCGGCACCACCGGCGATCCCAAGGGCGTGATGCTCAGCCACGCCAACCTGCTAGCCAATGCCGAGTCGGTGGTGGCCTATCTGCAACTGCAGGCCGAAGACAGCGTGTTGAGCGTGCTGCCCTTCTATTACGCGTATGGCGCCTCGGTGCTGCATACGCATCTGCTCACCGGTGCCTGCGTGGTGCTGGGGCCGAGCCTGATGTTTCCCTTGCTGGTGCTGGAAGCGATTGAACGCGAGCAGGCCACCGGATTCTCCGGGGTGCCGTCGACGTATGCGCTGTTGCTCGAGCCGATGGCCGAGCGCGCGGCGTCGTTGGGCTCGCTGCGCTATCTCACGCAGGCCGGCGGCGCGATGTCCCCCGCGCTGACGCAGCGCCTGCGTGGGGTACTGCCCGCGCCGCGTTTGTACGTGATGTATGGGCAGACCGAAGCCACTTCGCGGATCAGCTGGCTGCCGCCCGAACGGCTGGGCGAGAAGCTGGGCTCGGTCGGCATTCCGGTGGCCGGCGTGCAATGGAAGATCGTCGGCGACGACGGCGGCGAGCTGCCGCGCGGCGAGAGCGGCGAAGTCTGCGTCCGCGGCGCCAACGTGATGCCGGGCTACTGGAACAACCCCGAAGCCAGCGCCAAGGTGTTGCGCGATGGCTGGCTGCATACCGGTGATCTGGGTTACCTGGACACCGACGGCTATCTGTACCTGCAGGGCCGCCGCAGCGACATGATCAAGACCGGCGCGCACCGCGTGCACCCCACCGACGTGGAAGAAGTGATTGCCGAGATGCCCGGCATCCGCGAAGTGGCGGTGGTGGGCGTGGACGATGAAGTGATGGGCCAGGTGATCAAGGCCTACATCGTCAGCGACGGCGAACGCCCGCCGCGCGCCGAAGACCGCATCAAGGCGCACTGCCGTGCGCGTTTGGCCCCGTACAAGATTCCCCGCCTGATCGCCTTCGTCGACGCCCTGCCCCGGACTGCTTCCGGCAAAGTGCGTCGCGTCCAACTGATGGAGCAGACCGCAACGCCATGA
- the nadE gene encoding NAD(+) synthase, with protein MSSLDRHVLDIDYEQEADRICARLREITARQLHRRGLVVAISGGIDSSVSCALAVRALGPDRVFTLILPEQDSSDDSAARATILATHLGVRTETVDIAPALDAIGCYRARDAAVRNTLPEYGEGWKFKIVIDGGSEGRINRFKLIAQDPAGEIIERDLALADYLTIVAATNFKQRIRKTLEYFHADRLNYGVVGTPNRVEYDQGFFVKNGDGSADVKPIAHLYKSQVYGMARHLGLPERVCAAIPTTDTYSLSQGQDEFYFALPYQQMDLALWALNHGRPASELATALHISPAQAEAVFEDIRNKRRTTRYLHLPPVLAGDVPELDD; from the coding sequence ATGAGCAGCCTAGACCGCCACGTCCTCGATATCGATTACGAACAGGAAGCCGACCGCATCTGCGCGCGCCTTCGCGAAATCACCGCGCGCCAGCTGCACCGGCGCGGCTTGGTGGTGGCCATCTCCGGCGGCATCGACAGCTCGGTCAGCTGCGCGCTGGCAGTGCGTGCACTCGGCCCGGATCGGGTGTTCACCCTGATCCTGCCCGAGCAGGATTCCTCGGATGACAGCGCCGCGCGCGCGACCATCCTGGCCACCCATCTGGGCGTTCGCACCGAGACCGTCGATATCGCGCCCGCGTTGGATGCCATCGGCTGCTACCGCGCGCGTGATGCCGCGGTGCGCAACACCTTGCCCGAGTATGGCGAAGGCTGGAAGTTCAAGATCGTCATCGACGGCGGCAGCGAAGGCCGCATCAACCGCTTCAAGCTGATCGCACAGGATCCGGCGGGCGAGATCATCGAGCGCGATCTGGCGCTGGCCGACTACCTGACCATCGTCGCTGCGACCAACTTCAAGCAGCGCATCCGCAAGACGCTGGAATACTTCCACGCCGATCGCCTGAACTACGGCGTGGTCGGCACGCCCAACCGGGTGGAGTACGACCAGGGCTTCTTCGTCAAGAACGGCGACGGCTCGGCCGACGTCAAGCCGATTGCGCACCTGTACAAGTCGCAGGTGTACGGCATGGCCCGTCACCTGGGTCTGCCGGAGCGCGTGTGCGCGGCCATCCCCACCACCGACACCTACAGCCTCAGCCAGGGCCAGGACGAGTTCTACTTCGCCCTGCCCTACCAGCAGATGGATCTGGCGTTGTGGGCGCTCAACCATGGCCGTCCGGCCAGCGAGCTGGCCACCGCCCTGCACATCAGCCCGGCCCAGGCCGAGGCGGTGTTCGAGGACATCCGCAACAAGCGCCGCACCACCCGCTACCTGCACCTGCCGCCCGTGCTCGCGGGCGACGTGCCGGAACTGGACGACTGA